The Pristiophorus japonicus isolate sPriJap1 chromosome 8, sPriJap1.hap1, whole genome shotgun sequence genomic sequence TAAAAACACATCTCTTGGACCATGTGTTTGATCGCTTCTCCAAACCCCCAGACAAAGGCTCACTACCCTCTCCTTTTCTCCTCTATGATGTGCCTTAGGCTATTTCTCCACATGAAGGTGCTATTTTGATATCAACATGTGACTGTAAACATTCTTTAAATCTTTACGAATCTTTATTCTGACTCATAACACAAAACCTTCAATTCTGTCCTTTACCTGGTTCTGATCAACTTATTTTTAACGCGGTTCAATTCGAAGCTGTTATATTTAAATGACAAAATGTTGCACGCGGGCACCTTGCTCATTGTGTAAGTATAACGCAGCAGTGTGAAGATGGCCTCGACTGTTCAAATGTTTCTGTGAATTATTTCAGTCTGGTgttgctgcgcactctgcacaAGATGAGGACAGGGAAGCAAGTTAATTTTGgtacggaaggaagccattcgatAAAAGGAGAGGATATACTTTGATTCTCGGCATGCTTACAAATACAAATAAAAGTATGTCACAGCCAGCAATGGTGGTTAACAAAGATCTTAATAGAGGAGATATTTGTCACAACTCATTGCCAGCACTATTTTTCTGCTACGCTTTTGAAGTATAGTTGGCCTTGAAATTAATCTGTGCCAATATGAGATACCGATGGTTAATCTTATTTAAACGGGTAACGTGTCTGCTAAAATAGCATATCAACAAATTTCATATAAACACGCAAATAATCTCAATACTCTATATTGTAAACAACTCTGTAAAGTGTCGAAATATAGCAATTGCTGCGAAATTCATGGAGCGGCCTAAGGTTGTGGAGTTACACTGTTTATTTGGCTATTGTGCCGAGAGAAACATTTTACAACGTTTCTTTGCGACATTCAAACATCTCTCTGATTTGCAAGAATCCTTATTACCTGCAAGTACTGTACTTCCGTCCAAAATATAGAATGAAAACAAGCAAATGAATTATTCACAATACAGTAAAATACACCTTAGTAATAGCAGGCAAATATGGGAAAGCTGTCTATATTTCATGCACAGCTCGTCGTTATCTTTACTAACTGGCACTAATAATTTATTAATTATGACCAACTACACACGTCTAAGTGAAATCTTAAATGCACCAAATGGTATGGATAACCCGTTTTCCTGCCGTGTGCTTCTTACTACGTGTGACGTGCTTCTGCAAATATTTCTTTGGTTTTATGTCCTGCACATGTTACCCCTCGCTATGAACGTGCCATTGATGTGTTCTTGTTTACAGCCCACTCCTGGTGTTTGATGATGTTTGAAAGTGGATGTGAGGCGGCTGCTGCAGCCTCTTTCCCACGCGTTGGAGATTAGCAGAGGTCGAGTCTAACAGCTGCACCCGGTACAAAAGCACCGCACTTCGATGGAGTTGAAAGGCGCTGACACGCTCTGATATATGTGATTAGAGTTTCGTAAAAACGTCAGTGCTGCATTTGGTAAACATCTGGGAAATATACTGTCCACACCATCTTACATCAGGGGACGACTGCTATGCTTCTCTATATATGTAATCAATCTATTGTTAATTAACAACTCAGAATGTTTTTTTCAATATATGTTAATGGATAACGAATAGTTCTTACTGTGAATCCCAAACAAATGATGTCCAATACCTTTGAATTTCTAATGAATTGACAAAGATATTCATCAGTTTCCCACACAACAGCATGTTAGAAAACCTGAGAGTATTACAGCTTACTATTGCTTACAGTTCGTCACCTAGGCAACGGCGGTAACAGTAGAATGTTAAATATATTATTTTATGGTATAGAGTCAATACATATGTTGCTTATTTGAGACAGTGTATACCTAGTTTACTGTGCCCCGGTTTATTGTCCAACATGCTGATAAATTAAACACAAGAGAAATTATCGATGTTCGCTACTAAATCTATAATAAAAACATTGAAATAGAAGCCAGGGACGAGGAATACTCGGGGATTCACATTTTTTTCCCAGGCGTCAGTCAATTGTTGCGGAAAGTTTCCCACGTGTCGACTTGAGGGTACAAAGTGTGACAGGTCAATGGTCCAATGCAAAGCACAATACACAAGCTTTACTTCGAAACAGCTGTCCCCGCTTGTGCCTCTGCCACTTACCAAGCTTGTCTGACTCATTTTCCTCGCAAGAATGTAAATTGCTAAACATCTGGATGATAAGTCGTTGTAATGACACAGCTGTTGCTATTTCAGAAATAGGTGACTCCAGAGAGAAAATCCCGGCTTGTGCCATCATATAGCAAGGACGCGGGGATGACATACCTAAATCTGAATGGAATAAAAGTTACAAGAGAAGCATCAAATGAATAAGCAATTAAATATAATCATTTGGCGATGATATCGCGATATGTTAATAGTCAATCTATCGCCATATTTTCATGTTTAATTTATACCGCACATCTATTCTACATTGTCAGTCAGGGGAAAATGGACCTTTGCATTGTGTTTGTAAAAAAATAGTTAACGCGGTACTCCCCGTGAAGGTGCTTTTTCTTTTGCCATCTATTCTGTCCCACAATATTAATTCTGGTACATTTCACTATTTAAAGTAAGAGTGGGTATTTAAGTCTGTTTTCAAACACATTACTTAAGCTGGATATCAAAGTGGCATTTTGAGATGGAATATGATTCTGCATCAGGAAACATGAAATGAACTTTCTCAGATTCTCATAACTCGCGACGTGACTAATTGCCCCCGGGTTTGCTCTGTCACACGGACTGTCCAGATGGTCGTCAGAGATTCCCACGCAAAGCAATGTCAAAGCCCATCATTAGTTTGGCATTTACAAGGCAGCGATTGGGCTATTGTCCTTCTGAAAGCGCTCGTTGGGCAGAGAGTGTGGGAAACCTCATGAAACAACGACTCACGCTTTTTTCATGTAAATTCAGCGGTATAAATAGAGGAGGGAGTGGGTTCCCGCCTGCAGTATCGCACCAGTCGCCAATCCCTCTTTCGGCTGTTTCAGTTGTCAAGCATTTCAACCATGGCTCCTACCAATGCTGCAGGCGTTATTACCAGGGAATACTCGGAGGAAAAGTTCACAGCCAAACAGAAAAGCAAAGTAAGCGTAAAGAcaagcttaaaaaaaaaattgcgttAAAATAGAGTCGTTACTTCGCAAATTCAGTGTGTACCGTCATATCACAATTCTTAATTCGTCTTATTTTCAGATAATGAAGATAACGATAGAGAAACGGCGCCGCGATCGGATAAACAGCAGCATCAACCAGCTGAAGACTTTACTGGGAAGGGAGTTTCAAACAGAAGAACCGAACATGAAACTGGAGAAAGCGGACATCCTGAAAATGACAGTGAATTACCTGAAGTATCACAACCAGCAGCTCAGAGGTAAGTCGTGTCCTCCCCGGCATGGCTTGCTTTGCATTGGCGGGGTTACAGCTCGTTTCTGGTCAATCTAACCGGCGTCTTCCTCTCTTTTGTAGCGAGCTGCCCGACCGGCAGTCCGGAGCGTGACTATAACGAAGGATACTCCCGGTGCTTGCAGGAGGCTCTGCGCTTTTTCTCTGCCCAAGAGGGCAAGAACGATATTCAGAAGAAGCTGGTGAGCCGTTTCCAAAGATCCCAACAACAGTGTCCAGCCAAGGGCCTGCCTTATTCGGTGTCTCTTCcgtactctgcttcctgtcagacCGGCACCGAGCAGACAGCTCAACCCAACCCCGCAGCTCTGTGGAGACCGTGGTAGAGCTGAACTCCAGCGTGTGTGAGACTCTTCCTCGTTTCCAGGGTATGGTGAAGACGGTGTAGGAGAATCGTTCTCCAGTGTCAGTAATAACGATTTCCTGATAAGATTGGAACTGTACTAAGTTTTTCTTCATATTGAAGAAGGTGTATTTCCCTGAATTAGGGAGCGCGTCATTTTGCAAACACTATCCTGACTTTACGTTATCGGTAGATTAGCCAGAGTTTTTATTGCAATCATTTTCATCAACACGATTATAATTTTTAAAAGTGACTTGTGTCGGCGGAATGTTTCTTCGCTCTATTCTCGCAGATCCTGGATAGGGATCATATTTTTCTTCATGGTGAAGAGATTTGGGGTAAATTGTCCGAGGATTGGTGGGCGGGACTCTGAATAGATGCTTGCTGTCAGATTACCTATGAATCAGTGATAAGATCAGGTAGATTACTTCTTCATCTCTTTCACCATACCCCTTGCCCCCCCTTAACACTTTGATACTTTCTATGCCCCGCCCACTTCCTTGGGTGGGGGAGGAGCTGACTTTCCCGTAATCTCTCACCAGTGCCCTCTACAGGGCCCCGCCCCTCTCCGCTGGTCCAGCTGCTCAGTAACTGCTTTCCCTCTATCTTCCATGCCTTCACTGTGACCTGGTCCAGGGTGACGTCCTATCCCCGCCACTTCCCTGGTataaccaccaccagcaccacgtCTCATGACTGGAATCATGGCATTCCTGACTGACCTGACTGCCCAGCAACAGATCTGGCTTGACCACCTTTAGCAATACCTCCCTTTCCACAGTCCCATTCCCATATTAGACCAGGATGATTTCCTCCTCAAATACAATTTCACGGCACTGTGCTATCGCGGTTCCATTCCTACCTGTCCCAACGGATCCAGGAAATATCGACAAAGGATATCCCTTTTTGTGTCCTTCCTGCTATCTCGGACGAATTCCATGTCTCCATAATTGGTCTCTGATCTTCATTATTTACAATCTGACTTCTTCTACACGCGCAGCTTCCACGCGTAGTTAATGACACCTAATTGGGCCGCTCCACCACCAACATTCACTGATGATGTATTATCTGACTACCTG encodes the following:
- the LOC139268226 gene encoding transcription factor HES-5-like — translated: MAPTNAAGVITREYSEEKFTAKQKSKIMKITIEKRRRDRINSSINQLKTLLGREFQTEEPNMKLEKADILKMTVNYLKYHNQQLRASCPTGSPERDYNEGYSRCLQEALRFFSAQEGKNDIQKKLVSRFQRSQQQCPAKGLPYSVSLPYSASCQTGTEQTAQPNPAALWRPW